From the genome of Nitrosomonas sp. Is79A3:
TGACCGAGGAAAAGTGTCATCAATTAGATTTGCCTTTAATGGTGTCAGCCAACCGCGCTCCCTTGGGCACCAATTTTACGCTTTCCATAGAAGCCGCGAACGGTGTAACCACGGGTATTTCTGCCGCTGACCGTGCACGCACCATTCAAGTCGCCGTTAAAGCGGATGCCAAGCCACAAGACATTGTACAGCCGGGTCATATTTTTCCATTGATGGCACAGAAAGGCGGTGTCTTGGTTCGCGCGGGTCATACTGAAGCGGGTTGTGATTTAGCCAGAATGGCCGGTATGACAGCAGCCTCGGTGATTTGTGAGATTCTGAAAGAAGACGGCAGCATGGCGCGATTGCCGGATCTTATGGAGTTTGCGCTTAAACATCAACTTAAAATTGGCGCGATAGCCGATCTGATTCAATATCGCAGTCAGACTGAAAGCTTGGTAACGCGTGTTGCTGAGCGTGCAATTCAGACACTGCATGGCGAATTTCTACTGACAGCTTATCGTGATGAAATAGCCAATACAACACACTTGGCTTTAGTTAAAGGTGAAATAAACCCAACAACTGAAACCTTGGTGCGCGTGCATGAACCGCTGTCAGTCATAGATCTGCTGGATATTTATGATAATACGCATTCCTGGAGCATTCATGATGCCATGAAGTTGATTGCTGAAGCGGGGCAAGGTGTTATTGTTCTACTACATCGCAAAGAAAGCCCAGCTAAATTGATTGAGCGCGTTCAATTGAAGGAATCGCGTTATCCCGGCTCGATCAAGACGGATCTTCGTGATCACGGTATTGGCGCACAAATACTGAAAGATCTTAACGTAGGAAAAATGCGATTGATGTCAGCGCCGAGAAAAATGCCCAGTGTGACAGGATTCGGTTTGGAAGTAACCAGTTACGTGGATACGCCCAAACTATAAAATTTAAATTTTAATTGATCAAGAATTGATCACAATCAATCAATAGACTTACAGGAGTCAGATATGCCGTACTATGACGATATTCTTGAATTTGAACCGAATCTGGATGGAACTGATCTACGTATCGGCGTAGTCATGAGCCGATTTAACATCGATATAGGGGAAGGTTTACTCAGCGCCTGTACTGCAGAACTTAAGAAAAATGGTGTGCAAGATTCGAACATACTGCTCGTGACCGTGCCAGGAGCGTTGGAAATTCCACTGGCATTAAAAAGAATGGCTTTGTCCGATCAGTTTGATGCGCTGATTGCATTGGGTGCGGTAATCCGGGGAGATACTTATCATTTTGAAGTCGTTGCGAACGAATCCGCGCGGGGCTTAATCATGGTGCAAATTGAAACAGAGATTCCTGTCGCCAATGGGATATTGACTACGGATAATGATGATCAAGCGATTGCCAGAATGAGCCAGAAAGGAATGGAATCTGCGCAGGTTGCATTGGAAATGGCTAATTTGCATATAAAAATTGATGAAATCGATTTATGAGTAGCACGCTGACCGACACAAATCCCACCACAAACCAAAAGACGGAAAAACATAAAAGCCGCCGCCGGATTGCACGCGAATTTGTGTTGCAGGGCATTTATCAGTGGCGTGTTGCTGGCGGCACGGCGAATTTTATTGAGCAACAATTACGGGAATCCGAAGAATTTAAGCATGTAGATGAGAAACACTTCACGAACTTACTGCAAGGTGTGCTAAAGGATGTCGAAGGATTGGAAAAATGTATCCAACCCTGCTTGGACCGTCCTTTAAATGAATTAAGTCCGGTGGAATTTGCGATTTTATTATTGAGCACTTTTGAGTTAATACATCATCTGGAGATTCCTTATCGCGCAATTATCAATGAAGCGATAGAGCTAGCCAGAACTTATGGTGGCAGTGATGGGTACAAATATGTGAATGGGGTGCTGGATAAACTGGCCATTCAATTACGTGCTGTTGAGATTGCAGCACCCAGGCTGACAAGAAATCAAGTTTAGTATTAATACAGCGTGTGTTCAGAGTTCGATATTATTCGTCGCTATTTCAAACGGACTGCAACTCAAGCAGTGCTGGGAATTGGCGATGATGCTGCACTGATTAAAGCTACTGACAATAAAGAATTGGCTATCTCAACGGATACTCTGGTGTGCGGTAAACATTTCTTTGCGAATGCTGATCCTTACAAACTCGGATACAAATCCTTAGCGGTTAATCTTTCGGATATGGCTGCAATGGGCGCAAAGCCTCGCTGGGCATTACTGGCTTTGACGTTGCCGGATAATTTGGTGCAACATAATAAAGCCTGGTTAAGCGAATTTAGTGCGGGTTTTTTTGCACTGGCCGACTCGCATCAGGTGGAATTAATCGGTGGAGACACAACTTCCGGACCACTGAATATCGGTGTGCAAATCATAGGGGAAGTTGAAGTAGGCAAAGCATTGCGCCGTAGCGGTGCCCAATTGAATGATGATATTTGGATTTCCGGACGATTAGGCGATGCTGCCTTGGCGCTTAATCATGAATTGCGGACAATAGCCCTAAAACCCAATGAAATTGCGGAATGTTTGCCTGCGTTACTGACACCGGCCGCAAAGGTCGAGTTAGGACAACGCTTGATCGGTCTGGCGCATAGCGCTATTGATATATCCGATGGATTAGTGGCGGATCTGGGGCATATCCTGACCTTTTCTGAAAAGGCGGCTTACATCAATATGACCGATATCCCATGTTCACCGGTAATAAAAAAATACTTGCAGAAATCCCTGGTAATGCGCTGTTTATTGGCCGGTGGAGATGATTATGAATTATGCTTTACAGCCCCGAAAATAAATCGCGAGAAAATTGAAAATCTTTCTGCCGAATTGGCTACTCCTCTTACTCGCATTGGTGAGATATTTTCAGGTGAGGGTTTGATTGTGAAAGATGCCAAGGGGAGCGAAATCACATTGGAGACCAAAGGATATGACCACTTCAGTGCCTAAAGCTTATGACTTGTCGAGTGACCAGTCTACCCAATTTCAACCGGATTTTGCGCTAATATACAGTCATCCCGCCTATTTCATTGCCTTTTCGGGCGGCGTCGGATTAAGTCCCATCGCTCCGGGCACGATGGGAACACTGGTTGCATTTCCATTATTTTGGCTACTTAATTACTATCTCAGTCCAATTTATCTTTTACTATTGATAGACATCATGTTTATTGTAGGCATCTGGGCATGCGGTCTTAGCGGCAGGGCTTTGGGTGATCCGGATCATGGCGGCATGGTGTGGGATGAAACCGTAGCATTTCTTTTGGTTCTATACTTTACGCCGGTTGGATGGGCGTGGCAGTTAGCCGCATTTATTTTGTTTCGCCTGTTTGATATTGTTAAACCGCAGCCTATCCGATACTACGATCGCAATCTGGACGGCGGTTTTGGCGTTATGTTTGATGACATGGTGGCGGCGTTTTTTACGTTACTTTGTTTAGCCGGGTGGAAAGCCTGGGTGTTATCCGAGGGGTATTTTTAGCGGTTAACAAAGTCAGAATTCTTCTGGTTCTAGCAGCACCGATTTAATCTGCCTTTACTACCGTACCGCGCTTCCTGCCGCTCACGAAAAAATTCTTCATAAGACATAACCGGACGATCCGGGTGTGCAATTTTCATATGATCGACATACGTGCTGTATTCCGGAACACCAACCATTAGCCGCAAGCTTTGTGAGAGCTGGCGCATTGCTTGAGTCATTTTGTTTACCATGATTTGTTTTTCCAGTATTTATTTTTCAATTGTCGCGTGGACAGGTAATAATTCAAAAGGTGCTTCTTGTGTAGTCGGGTGACGAACAACGCGTGCTTGCAGCACGGTTTTAATTCCAAAAAACAACATGCTGATGAGCACTGCCATGAAAAGACTGGCCAGTGATGCGTTCACATAATCATTGAAAATAACCTGCTGCATTTGCTCGATTGATTTGGCGGGTGCTAACACTATCCCATCCGCTACGGCATCCCGGTATTTGTTGGCATGCGCCAGAAAACCAATGCGCGGGTTAGCGTCAAAAATCTTTTGCCAGGCTGCCGTAAGTGTACAGACGCAAACCCACGTCAGAGGGATAATAGTCACCCAGGCAAAACGATCAAGCTTCATTTTAAATAGCACGCAGGTGCACAAAATCAGCGCAATACCCGCCAGCATCTGGTTGGAAATACCAAACAACGGCCACAGCGTATTGATGCCGCCTAATGGATCAACCACACCCTGGTAGAGAAAATACCCCCAACCAGCCACGCAGATACCGGTGGCGATCAGGCTGGCAATCAACGAATCGGTGCGTTTCATTGCAGGAATGAAGGAACCCAGCAAGTCCTGCAACATGAAACGTCCGGCACGAGTTCCGGCATCAACTGCCGTCAGGATGAACAGTGCTTCAAATAAAATGGCGAAGTGGTACCAAAAAGCCATCATCGCAGTACCGCCGACAACTTCCGACAAAATCTGCGCCATGCCGACAGCCAGCGTCGGTGCGCCACCGGTCCGTGAAATGATACTATGCTCACCCACATTCTGCGCGGTCTGGGTAATCATCTCCGGCGTAACATAAAAACCCCATTGCGAAATGGTTTGCGCAGCCAATTCTGCCGTCGTGCCGATGATTGCCGCCGGACTGTTCATCGCAAAGTAGGTGCCGGGTTCCAGCGTGGATGCAGCCACCAGCGCCATAATGGCGACAAACGATTCCATCAGCATGGCACCGTAACCAATGAAACGCGCATCGGTTTCATTCTGAATCATTTTTGGTGTGGTGCCGGAAGCAATCAGCGAATGAAAACCGGAAATCGCGCCGCACGCGATGGTGATAAACAGAAAGGGGAAGAGACTGCCTGACCACACCGGACCAGAACCATCAATAAACTGCGTCAGCGCAGGCATTTTCAGTTCGGGTGAAATGATGATCACGCCGATCGCCAGCCCGACGATGGTTCCGATCTTCAAAAAGGTCGACAAATAATCGCGAGGCGCCAGCAACAACCAAACCGGTAACACCGAAGCGATAAAGCCGTATCCAATCAGCAGCCAAGTCAACTGCTCACCGGTCAGCGTAAAAATTTCCGCCCAAGCCGGGATTTCCTGTACATACTGCCCTGCCACTATCGACAACATCAACAGCACAAAACCGATCAGCGAGACTTCCCCAATCGCACAAGGGCGGATATAACGCGAATAAACTCCCATAAACATCGCAATCGGAATCGTCGCCGCGACGGTAAACGTACCCCACGGTGATTCTGCCAGCGCCTTGACCACAATCAGCGATAACACCGCAAGCAGGATCAGCATGATAAAAAATGCGCCAAACATTGCGATCATGCCGGGGATATGCCCCAGCTCCGATTTGATCAAATCGCCAAGCGAGCGTGCATCACGACGGGTTGACACGAACAACACAATAAAATCCTGCACCGCTCCGGCAAATACCACTCCAGCTAATAACCACAACATGCCAGGAAGATACCCCATCTGCGCAGCCAGTATTGGGCCAACCAACGGACCTGCACCGGCAATCGCAGCAAAGTGGTGTCCAAACAACACATATTTATTGGTCGGCACATGATCCAGTCCATCATTGAGTTTGTACGACGGCGTCATGCGAGTAGAGTCTAATTTCAATACCCTATTAGCTATGAACAGACTGTAAAAGCGATACGCAATGATATAAACGCAGACCGCCGCAATCACGATCCAAATCGCGCCGATGGATTCGCCATGGTGCAACGCAATGACACCGAAAGCAAAAGCGCCGGTGAGGGAAAACAGTAGCCAGCCGAGTTTATTAATTATGTTATTCATTTATCTTTCAGAAGGAAGGGAAGGTATATAAAAATAATTGCGTTTTGACAGCTACGCAACCAAAAAATAACAAACCAGCGTAATCACCACAACCCCGATAAAATTCAGCACCAATCCTTCCTGTACCATCTGAGCGACGGTGACATGACCGCTGCCGAACACAATCGCATTTGGCGCAGTGGCGACCGGCAGCATGAAGGCGCAGCTCGCACTCATCGCGGCGGGTACCATCAGTAGAGCGGGGTCAATGCCTGCGCCGAGCGCAGCGGACGCCAGGATGGGCATCAGCAATATCGTGGTTGCGGTATTGCTGGTGGTTTCGGTCAGGAAAGTGACGATTAGCGCGATGGCCGTGATCATCACGAGCGGATGCAAGCTGGCGAGAACAGCCAATTGATCGGCGATCGCGCGGGATAACCCGGATTCGACAAAAGCCCGGGCGATCGCGATGCCTGCTGCAAACAAAATCAGAATTCCCCAGGGCACCCGTTCTGCGGATTCCCAGTCGATCAGCTTGCCGCCGCGCCCATTGGGAACCAGAAATAAGATGACGACAGCGACCAACGCGACGATCGCATCGTTAGCGCCATTGAGACCCAACCAGGAGCTCCAGCCGCCGAATGGTTCGAGACGCGTTACCCAGGCCAATGCGGTCAAACCAAAAATGATCAGCACGCGGCGCTCTTCCGGACGCCAGTCGCCAGCGGGAGGAATCACCAGTTTGCCGTGATAATCCAGATTACGTGTGAGCCATAATCCGGCCAGCGGCAAAAAAAGCAGTACGACCGGCAATCCCCAGCTCATCCATTGCGAGAAACTGACCACGGTTCCGGTAAAACTCTCGTACTGCTGCATGAAAACCAGATTCGGCGGTGTGCCTATCGGCGTGCCTAAGCCGCCGATGCTGCTGCCGTAGGCAATTGCCAATAGCAACGGTAACGCCAATTTTTTATCGGGACTCTGCGTGATGACGGCCAGTGCAATCGGCAGCATCATCAACGTAGTTGCGGTATTCGATATCCACATGCTTAACGCGGCAGTCGCGACCATAAATCCCAATACGATACGGCGGCTACTGGTTCCGCCGATGATATTGACCATGCCGAGCGCAATCCGGCGGTGCGCACCGGAACGCTCCATCGCTGCCGATAAAATGAATCCACCGAGCATCAATAAAATCAACTCACTGCCATAGGCCGCGGCTATTTTCTCCTGTGGCAAAACGCCAGTGAGTGGAAAAACCGCCAAAGGAATGATGGCCGTTGCAGGGATGGGGATCGGTTCAAATATCCACCAAACAACACACAGAATGGCCACGGCGCCTGTCCAGCAGGCTTGGCCTTCCCAGCCAGATTGATTCATGCCGACAGCAACAGCGATTGCTATCAATGGACCAATGATTAGCGCCCACTGCCGATTTAGAGAAATGGTCATAGAATTACTGTGTAAAAAGATTGAGAGTAATGATTCCAAAATATTCTGGAAGCAATAACAGCAGTTTCTTGTAATTGATCGTAGATGATCTTTTATGCCGCATCTTGCCGTAGAGGGGGCAATGCGTCAATCACGAGCTTTTCAGTAGTGAGAAATGGTCTTGCAAATTTGGACAGACCGTTATTGATCCGGCTATTAAAAGGATTCATTAGAATCTTCGTATCCAGCCTTCTCTGTTATGAAATATCTAACTGTTTAACGGCCGACTCTATAAGAAATGGGAAAAATTGTCCGATAAAACGATGCCACCTGTGTCTGTGTGTATCTTATAAACGGTGAAACAAAGAGCGGCAATTATTAATTGTTGTTCCCACCCTTAGTTTATAAGTCTATGATTCAAGATCTTTGAAGGGGTGGGGTTTAGCAACACCAAATCCTTGCGCATAATCGACGCCAATTTCCTGTAGCTTTACTATGATGTCATCCGTTTCAACTAACTCGGCTATTGTTTTAATTTCGGTCTTGTGTGCGAATTGGTTGATAGTTTTTACTTTATCGAGATCTTCTTCATCCCGAAGTATATTGCAAACTAAACTCCCATCAATTTTCAGGAAATCAACTTTCATTTTGTCGAGTAGATTTAATGATTCAGGGCTACCGCTGAAGCTGCATAGCGAAACCAAGCAACCCAGCCCTCGAATTTCTTGCGTAAAAATAAGAGTGTCGGCTGTATTGGCTTCTGCATCTGATAATTCGACTTCAAAGCAAAGATTGGAAGCAGGCGCTTTTATTTTTTGTAATTGATCTTGGATAAAGCCAGGAAAGGCCCGGTCACTTAACGTATCTTTAGCGACATTAATATAAAATACCGAGTTGGATTTTGGGTGAACTGCTAACCATTGGGCGATGTGATTGATTATCCACCGATCCAGTTTTGGCATCATTTTAAATTGATCAACAAGAGGTAAAAATGAGCCTGGGGGCATTAGGTTATTTTCTTCCTCATGCATACGAATGAGAATCTCATAATGTGAAACTGATGTGATGGAAGATTTGATAGGGGCTATTTCCTGGCAGTATAGATTAAATTCTCCGCCCTCAATTGCCTGAGTAATGCGTGCAGCAGTAATCTCTGATTTGGATGTTTGAGTACTCGGTGGCAGGTTTGTATTGTCTTTAGTCAGTATTTTATTGGCTTTTTCTGGCTCTGGTTTAGTTGGACTTTCTAATTTCTTTTTCGAAGAATCACGGTTTTTTTCTTGCGCCCGGGGAGTGTGTAACGTGTAGAAACCGACAGTCTTTCCCTTGCTATCAAGATGAGGAAGATATTGCTCCGTGAAAATATAAGGGAAACCCTTGGTCGACTTAAGAACACGTTCGTTATGCACGGTTTTCCCGGCCAGTATTTCTTCGATACTATTTTGGATATCAGAGAAAAATTCTTTATTTGAGAATTCTTTTAAAAGCCGGCCATCTATCTGATCTGGCTTTAATCCAAACCATCGGCGAAATATTCGATTATGGTAACGGCATCGTAGATCACTATTAAAATAAGCCAGCATGACAGGCATGTTTTCATCAACAAACTGTGATTTTATTTTGCTTTCAGATGCTGTTTTCTCTGCCCATAACCGGTGCTTAATCTCATTCCCGAGTCTTTCCTTGCTAACTTGGAGGTGATCGGAAAAGTTTTTGATATTTTTTTCTGAACCTGCTACTTGGATTATTGTTATTAGTATTGCAAAGACCAAGGAAAACCATAATGCTGCGAGTAAGTGTGATGGTATTTCATTGATAAAATAGGTGTCAGCTATCAGAACGATTGCAAGTATTAACGCAACGCAAATTGCGAGATAAGGTTTAGCGTTATTAAGAAACGAGATTTTTTGCACGATGATTCCTTATTCTTGCTAGTATGTTTCTATATGAGCGGGAAGTGGTTTGGTTATACGCCAGAGTTTCCATAAATCAGAGCGCGTTATCTCAAAACGCTGAGATGAAGTTTCATTAAGCGCTGTGATGGTCAATTGGTTGATTTTTCCGTTCTTAAGTGCTGTATATAAAGGTAAGAACCAATTTTGTTCCATCTCCCCGAGCGTTTCACGCCAACCATAAGCGTTTCTATATTTGGCTTTTCCTTGCAGAGCATCCAATATCACAAGATGATTCCCGGATATTTGGGTTTGGAGCCATTCCTGTGCATCAGCGGTTAACTTTGCATGGTTTGTGTTACTGGCTAATGCCAGTGCGCGAGGCAAGTCATCTTCACTCCATATATGCGTATAAGGAGATCGTGATAATTGAGGCATATTTCCTCCTCCCCAGAACCAAACACTATTAATGGTCAATTCGCCACGAGATTCGCGAGCTTGATTAATTGGGTGCTCGTGAAGCAACATCTGAATTTCATTAAAAATTTGATGCCATACGATACTCTCAGCACCTGTCGGTAAAAAATTATTAATGTTCTTGCATGTAACATGACTAAGTGTGTGCGTGAACATCCCCGGCGCTTTTGGTGTGCGGATATACCAACGGTCAGGGTGTAATGGGAAGAAAGAGAAATCATGATTACCCAGATTGTGGTTGAGATCCTGCACTATTTGCTCGGCTTCTTCTATAGAAATTTGGAAAGCTTGGCTATCAGCTAACATGATATGGTTTTGTTCGATACGTAGATGGACAGGATCGGCACGCATCCAGAAATCTTTACTTGTTTTTGCCAGATCAGGGGCATCGGCGTGTAACATTAACGGTGCAATAGGCCAGTCATTTTGTTGCTTTGCTACATTAAATTCCTTACATAGCCATGTTTCTATTTCTTGTGGAGGGCTTATCGTAGCGGTACTTTTTGATAACAGTACTTCTAAAGAAGGTAGTGATAGATCATTATAAATTTCTGGTTGTGAGATATCGGGCCAGAGTAGATTTGGAATGAGAAGGGTTAGATTCATTGTGGGGGCCGGGTTGCTGTTGAATAATTATAGAAATTGATTAATACGCTGCTTATCCAAGGTGGTGATTTACATTAAACAACCCAAGTATTTTCTAGTTAAGCAATTGTACCTAAGGTGTTAGGTTGGACAATAAGCATCGACGGGATTACTAGTCGCGTGGTAAGGCATCATGTTTACACGTATAATAGTCGAAACGTAGATTTTATTTTAGTTTGAGGAAATTTATCTTGCAATGAAGAAGGAAAGTGACAACATTTTCATTCAATAATGTTGAGCAGATCTGGATATATTTATTAATTGCATTTGTATTCGAATACTTGGAGATGTCATGTATCAGCATATAAGAATACCTAGTGATGGAGAAAGAATTCAGGTTAATGATGATAATTCGTTAAGTGTACCTGATAATCCAATAATCCCTTTCATTCAAGGTGATGGTATTGGTATTGATATTACTCCGGTAATGCAAAGAGTTGTCGATTCAGCGATTAAGAAAGCTTACGGAGGGCGACGCAAAATTTCGTGGATGGAAATCTATGCGGGCGAGAAATCAACACAAATTTATGGGCCGGATGTGTGGTTGCCGGAAGAAACCTTACAAGCCGCTAAGGAGTTTGTGGTTTCCATTAAAGGCCCGTTGACAACACCGGTTGGTGGCGGAATACGCTCGATTAATGTGGCGCTTCGTCAATTGCTGGATCTATATATCTGTTTGCGGCCAGTACGTTATTTTAGTGGTGTACCCAGCCCAGTGAAGAATCCGGAGAAAACGGACATGGTTATTTTTAGAGAAAATTCTGAGGATATTTATGCGGGTATAGAATGGGAAGCAGAATCAGAGTCTGCCAAGAAAGTGATTGATTTTTTGATTAAGGACATGAGGGTGACTAGTATACGTTTTCCTCAGACTTCTGGTATTGGCATCAAACCTGTTTCGAAAGAGGGAACAGAACGTATTGTTCGGAAGGCAATTCAGTATGCTATTGATAATAAGTGCCCATCGGTTACTTTGGTACATAAAGGCAATATCATGAAGTTTACTGAAGGGGCGTTCAAGAAATGGGGCTATGCTTTGGCCGCTAAAGAATTTGGAGCTGAATTGCTGGATGGAGGGCCGTGGATGAAATTGCCTTTAGAAAAAGGCGGGATTATTATTAAAGATGTGATTGCGGATGCTTTTTTGCAGCAAATCTTGTTACGTCCAGAAGAATATGACGTAGTAGTCACTCTGAATTTAAATGGCGATTATATTTCTGATGCATTGGCAGCACAGGTAGGTGGAATTGGGATTGCGCCAGGGGCAAATCTGAGCGATTCTATCGCTATCTTTGAAGCAACACACGGTACGGCACCTAAATATGCAGGGAAAGATCAAGTAAATCCTGGTTCAATCATATTGTCAGCGGAAATGATGTTGCGGCATCTGGGCTGGGTAGAAGCGGCCGATTTGATTATCAGGGCGATGGAAACAACTATCCGGAACAAGACAGTTACCTACGACTTTGCGCGACAAATGACTGATGCCAAGCAGGTCTCTTGTTCGGCTTTCGGTGGTGCGATGATCGAGAGTATGTGAGTTTGAGGTGATAAAGCCTGTGGGAAGCAAAAGCGCTGTTTGCTTGATCCTAACGGGT
Proteins encoded in this window:
- the icd gene encoding NADP-dependent isocitrate dehydrogenase, which gives rise to MYQHIRIPSDGERIQVNDDNSLSVPDNPIIPFIQGDGIGIDITPVMQRVVDSAIKKAYGGRRKISWMEIYAGEKSTQIYGPDVWLPEETLQAAKEFVVSIKGPLTTPVGGGIRSINVALRQLLDLYICLRPVRYFSGVPSPVKNPEKTDMVIFRENSEDIYAGIEWEAESESAKKVIDFLIKDMRVTSIRFPQTSGIGIKPVSKEGTERIVRKAIQYAIDNKCPSVTLVHKGNIMKFTEGAFKKWGYALAAKEFGAELLDGGPWMKLPLEKGGIIIKDVIADAFLQQILLRPEEYDVVVTLNLNGDYISDALAAQVGGIGIAPGANLSDSIAIFEATHGTAPKYAGKDQVNPGSIILSAEMMLRHLGWVEAADLIIRAMETTIRNKTVTYDFARQMTDAKQVSCSAFGGAMIESM